In a single window of the Renibacterium salmoninarum ATCC 33209 genome:
- the rpsC gene encoding 30S ribosomal protein S3 gives MGQKVNPHGFRLGITTNHVSHWFADSNKAGQRYKDFVREDIKIRQLMSTGMERAGIAKVEIERTRDRVRVDIHTARPGIVIGRRGAEADRIRGELEKLTGKQVQLNILEVKNPEMEAQLVAQGIAEQLSSRVAFRRAMKKAMQSAQRAGAKGIRVQCSGRLGGAEMSRSEFYREGRVPLHTLRAQIDYGFFEAKTTFGRIGVKVWIYKGDVTAKELAQQAASAPSRGRAPRRDGDDRGPRRENSGPRRDGGNLRSQRNDRNENAAVEAAPAAAAVATEGSDA, from the coding sequence GTGGGACAGAAAGTAAACCCGCACGGGTTCCGACTCGGCATCACCACGAACCACGTTTCGCACTGGTTCGCGGACAGCAACAAGGCCGGCCAGCGTTACAAGGATTTCGTTCGCGAGGACATCAAAATCCGTCAACTCATGTCTACGGGCATGGAGCGCGCTGGCATTGCCAAGGTTGAAATCGAACGTACCCGTGACCGGGTTCGCGTCGATATCCACACTGCCCGCCCGGGTATTGTGATTGGCCGTCGTGGCGCTGAAGCAGACCGCATCCGCGGCGAGCTTGAGAAGCTCACGGGCAAGCAGGTTCAGCTGAACATCCTCGAGGTCAAGAACCCCGAAATGGAAGCTCAGTTGGTAGCACAGGGCATCGCAGAGCAGCTTTCTTCGCGTGTGGCTTTCCGTCGCGCAATGAAGAAGGCAATGCAGTCCGCACAGCGTGCAGGTGCCAAGGGCATCCGTGTGCAGTGTTCGGGTCGTCTCGGTGGCGCAGAAATGAGCCGTTCGGAGTTCTACCGCGAAGGTCGTGTGCCGTTGCACACCCTCCGTGCGCAGATCGACTACGGCTTTTTCGAAGCCAAGACCACCTTCGGCCGTATCGGTGTGAAGGTTTGGATCTATAAGGGTGACGTTACCGCGAAGGAACTGGCGCAGCAGGCTGCATCAGCACCTTCTCGTGGCCGTGCACCTCGTCGCGATGGCGATGACCGTGGACCCCGCAGGGAAAACTCCGGCCCGCGTCGCGATGGTGGAAACCTTCGCAGCCAGCGCAATGACCGTAACGAGAACGCTGCTGTGGAAGCTGCTCCGGCAGCCGCCGCGGTAGCTACTGAGGGGAGTGACGCTTAA
- the rplW gene encoding 50S ribosomal protein L23: MYNKDPRDVVLAPVVSEKSYGLIDEGKYTFLVDPRSNKTEIKFAVEKIFSVKVDSINTINRAGKRKRTKFGWGQRKNTKRAIVTLKEGTIDIFGGPLS, from the coding sequence ATTTACAACAAAGACCCTCGCGACGTTGTGCTTGCACCCGTCGTTTCGGAAAAGAGCTACGGCCTAATCGACGAAGGTAAATACACCTTCTTGGTTGACCCGCGCTCGAACAAGACCGAGATCAAGTTCGCCGTGGAGAAGATTTTCTCCGTCAAGGTGGATTCGATCAACACCATCAACCGTGCCGGTAAGCGTAAGCGGACCAAATTCGGATGGGGACAGCGCAAGAACACCAAGCGTGCAATTGTCACCCTCAAAGAAGGCACAATCGACATCTTCGGCGGTCCGCTTTCATAA
- the rplC gene encoding 50S ribosomal protein L3 has translation MTAIRNVKGILGTKLGMTQVWDENNKLVPVTVVQADSNVVTQLRDAAKDGYTAVQIGYGQIDPRKVTKPLAGHFEKAGVTPRRHVVELRTNDSDAYSLGQELSVEIFEAGQKVDVVGTSKGKGFAGVMKRHGFHGVGASHGAHKNHRKPGSIGGASTPSRVFKGLKMAGRMGGERHTTLNLTVHAIDAEKSLLLIKGAIPGARGRVVLVRTAVKTTVKGA, from the coding sequence ATGACCGCGATCCGTAATGTAAAAGGAATCCTGGGCACGAAGCTCGGCATGACTCAGGTCTGGGACGAGAACAACAAGCTCGTGCCGGTTACCGTCGTTCAGGCTGATTCCAATGTCGTCACCCAACTGCGTGACGCCGCCAAAGATGGCTACACCGCCGTTCAGATCGGCTACGGCCAGATCGATCCGCGTAAAGTCACCAAGCCGCTTGCTGGCCACTTCGAGAAGGCCGGGGTTACCCCGCGTCGTCACGTCGTCGAGCTGCGCACCAATGACTCAGACGCTTACTCGCTGGGCCAGGAGCTCTCCGTGGAGATCTTCGAAGCCGGCCAGAAGGTCGACGTCGTTGGTACCTCTAAAGGCAAGGGCTTCGCCGGTGTCATGAAGCGTCACGGCTTCCACGGCGTTGGTGCCTCGCACGGTGCCCACAAGAACCACCGTAAGCCTGGTTCAATTGGTGGCGCCTCGACCCCCAGCCGTGTTTTCAAAGGCCTCAAGATGGCAGGCCGCATGGGTGGAGAACGTCACACCACGTTGAACCTCACGGTTCACGCGATTGACGCTGAGAAGTCCCTGCTGCTCATCAAGGGTGCCATCCCCGGCGCTCGTGGCCGGGTCGTCCTCGTCCGCACTGCGGTCAAGACCACAGTGAAGGGAGCATAA
- the rplP gene encoding 50S ribosomal protein L16, whose translation MLIPRRVKHRKQHHPGRSGQATGGTKVSFGEYGIQALTPAYVTNRQIESARIAMTRHIKRGGKVWINIYPDRPLTKKPAETRMGSGKGSPEWWIANVKPGRVLFELSGVNEEVAREALRLAIHKLPLKARIVRREGGE comes from the coding sequence ATGCTGATCCCACGTCGTGTCAAGCACCGTAAGCAGCACCACCCCGGCCGTTCCGGCCAGGCAACTGGTGGTACCAAGGTCAGCTTCGGCGAGTACGGTATCCAGGCTCTGACTCCCGCTTATGTGACCAACCGTCAGATCGAGTCTGCTCGTATCGCGATGACCCGTCACATCAAGCGTGGTGGCAAGGTTTGGATCAACATCTACCCGGACCGTCCGTTGACCAAGAAGCCGGCTGAAACCCGCATGGGTTCCGGTAAGGGTTCGCCCGAGTGGTGGATCGCCAACGTCAAGCCGGGCCGAGTTCTTTTCGAACTCTCCGGTGTCAATGAAGAAGTCGCTCGCGAGGCCCTGCGCCTGGCAATCCACAAGCTGCCGCTCAAGGCACGCATTGTGCGTCGTGAAGGTGGTGAATAG
- the rplB gene encoding 50S ribosomal protein L2: protein MGIRKYKPTTPGRRGSSVADFAEITRSTPEKSLVRPLPKSGGRNNSGKITTRHKGGGHKRQYRLIDFRRHDKDGVNAKVAEIEYDPNRTARIALLHYVDGTKRYIIAPNKLKQGDFVEAGPSADIKPGNNLPLRNIPVGTTIHAVELRPGGGAKMARSAGASVQLVAKEGRFAQLRLPSGEIRNVDVRCRATVGEVGNAEQSNINWGKAGRMRWKGVRPTVRGVSMNPVDHPHGGGEGKTSGGRHPVNPNGKREGRTRRPNKESDKLIVRRRRTGKNKR from the coding sequence ATGGGAATCCGTAAATACAAGCCGACAACCCCGGGCCGTCGTGGCTCGAGCGTTGCCGACTTCGCAGAAATCACGCGGTCGACGCCGGAGAAGTCTCTGGTTCGTCCGTTGCCCAAATCGGGCGGCCGTAACAACTCCGGCAAGATCACTACCCGTCACAAGGGTGGTGGACACAAGCGCCAGTACCGTCTGATCGACTTCCGTCGTCACGACAAGGACGGCGTTAATGCCAAGGTTGCGGAGATCGAATACGATCCGAACCGTACCGCTCGCATTGCACTGCTGCACTACGTTGATGGCACCAAGCGTTACATCATCGCCCCGAACAAGCTCAAGCAGGGTGACTTTGTTGAGGCTGGTCCGTCCGCGGATATCAAGCCCGGCAACAACCTGCCGCTGCGCAACATCCCCGTGGGTACCACTATCCACGCGGTGGAGTTGCGTCCGGGTGGCGGTGCCAAAATGGCACGTTCGGCTGGCGCTTCGGTGCAGCTGGTTGCCAAGGAAGGCCGCTTCGCTCAGTTGCGTCTGCCCTCCGGCGAAATCCGCAACGTTGACGTGCGCTGCCGCGCAACCGTCGGCGAGGTTGGTAACGCCGAGCAGTCGAACATCAACTGGGGTAAGGCTGGCCGTATGCGCTGGAAAGGCGTTCGTCCGACTGTTCGTGGCGTTTCCATGAACCCGGTCGATCACCCGCACGGTGGTGGTGAAGGCAAAACCTCTGGTGGCCGTCACCCCGTCAACCCGAATGGTAAGCGTGAAGGCCGCACCCGCCGCCCGAACAAAGAGAGCGACAAACTTATTGTGCGTCGTCGTCGTACTGGCAAGAACAAGCGATAG
- the rpsS gene encoding 30S ribosomal protein S19, with the protein MPRSLKKGPFVDQHLFVKVANENEKGTKNVIKTWSRRSMIIPDMLGHTIAVHDGRKHIPVFVTESMVGHKLGEFALTRTFRGHVKDDRKGKRR; encoded by the coding sequence ATGCCACGCAGCCTGAAAAAAGGTCCCTTCGTTGACCAGCACCTCTTTGTGAAGGTAGCAAACGAAAACGAAAAGGGTACCAAGAACGTTATTAAAACTTGGTCCCGCCGGTCGATGATCATCCCCGACATGCTCGGGCACACGATCGCCGTGCACGACGGCCGCAAGCACATCCCGGTGTTCGTGACCGAGTCGATGGTCGGGCACAAATTGGGCGAATTCGCTCTGACGCGGACTTTCCGCGGCCATGTGAAGGACGACCGTAAGGGCAAGCGCCGCTAG
- the rplD gene encoding 50S ribosomal protein L4, producing the protein MATKTVKVELPAEIFDVQTNVPLLHQVVVAQLAAARQGTQKTKTRAEVSGAGRKPFKQKGTGRARQGSIRAPHMTGGGVVHGPTPRDYSQRTPKKMKAAALRGALSDRARNERIHVVAELVAGTKPSAKEALATLRGVSERKNLLVVIERANDVAALSVRNLADIHVLYVDQLNTYDVLISDDVVFTKTAYEAFVSGTAASDAFGAGAPVEEIFEADAVETEEAGK; encoded by the coding sequence ATGGCTACTAAGACTGTAAAAGTCGAACTGCCCGCAGAGATCTTCGATGTTCAGACCAACGTGCCGTTGTTGCACCAGGTCGTCGTCGCACAGCTCGCTGCAGCCCGTCAGGGCACGCAGAAAACCAAGACCCGCGCTGAAGTTTCCGGTGCAGGCCGCAAGCCGTTCAAGCAGAAGGGCACCGGCCGGGCTCGTCAGGGCTCCATCCGTGCTCCGCACATGACCGGTGGTGGCGTTGTCCACGGCCCGACCCCGCGTGACTACTCGCAGCGGACCCCCAAGAAGATGAAGGCAGCTGCTTTGCGCGGCGCTCTGTCTGACCGGGCTCGCAACGAACGTATCCATGTTGTCGCTGAACTAGTTGCCGGCACCAAGCCTTCCGCTAAAGAGGCCCTCGCAACTTTGCGCGGCGTTTCCGAGCGTAAGAACCTCTTGGTTGTCATCGAGCGTGCGAACGACGTTGCTGCGTTGTCCGTACGCAACCTGGCTGACATCCACGTCCTGTACGTGGATCAGCTCAACACCTATGACGTGCTGATCTCCGACGACGTCGTCTTCACCAAGACTGCCTACGAGGCTTTCGTTTCCGGCACTGCCGCGAGCGATGCTTTCGGTGCGGGTGCTCCGGTTGAAGAAATCTTCGAAGCTGATGCAGTTGAGACTGAGGAGGCCGGCAAGTGA
- the rpsQ gene encoding 30S ribosomal protein S17, producing MTAETVETEAATSARGYRKTRRGYVVSDKMQKTIVVQVEDRVKHALYGKVLRRTSKVKAHDEENSAGIGDLVLISETRPLSATKRWRLVEVLEKAK from the coding sequence GTGACCGCTGAAACTGTTGAGACTGAGGCTGCAACCTCGGCCCGTGGTTACCGCAAAACCCGTCGTGGCTACGTGGTTTCTGACAAGATGCAGAAAACCATCGTGGTTCAGGTCGAAGACCGTGTTAAGCACGCGCTCTACGGCAAGGTTCTGCGTCGGACCTCCAAGGTCAAGGCTCATGACGAAGAAAACTCAGCCGGTATCGGTGACTTGGTTCTGATCAGCGAGACTCGTCCGCTGTCAGCTACCAAGCGCTGGCGCCTGGTCGAGGTTCTCGAAAAGGCCAAATAA
- the rpmC gene encoding 50S ribosomal protein L29, whose amino-acid sequence MAVGTKDLAAQKLDGFDKERLTDELRKAKEELFNLRFQSATGQLENHGRLRAVKRDIARIYTVLRERELGIRPDFVAAVAEDKAEAKSKKKPAKKAEEKAVEAEAEATEEAAK is encoded by the coding sequence ATGGCAGTTGGAACTAAAGATCTGGCAGCGCAGAAGCTTGACGGCTTCGACAAAGAACGTCTCACCGACGAACTGCGCAAAGCCAAGGAAGAACTGTTCAACTTGCGTTTCCAGTCCGCCACTGGGCAGCTGGAGAACCATGGCCGGCTGCGTGCAGTGAAGCGCGATATCGCGCGGATCTACACCGTGCTGCGTGAGCGCGAGCTGGGTATTCGCCCAGACTTCGTCGCTGCTGTGGCGGAGGACAAGGCTGAGGCCAAGTCCAAGAAGAAGCCTGCCAAGAAGGCCGAAGAAAAAGCCGTTGAGGCTGAAGCTGAAGCTACTGAGGAGGCTGCCAAGTGA
- the rplV gene encoding 50S ribosomal protein L22, whose translation MEAKAIARHIRVTPMKARRVVNLIRGKQANEALAILKFAPQAASEPVFKVLQSAVANARVLADRDSVAFDEGDLFISEAFVDEGPTMKRFQPRAQGRAYRIRKRTSHITVVVATPASEEDR comes from the coding sequence ATGGAAGCCAAGGCCATTGCGCGGCACATCCGCGTAACGCCTATGAAGGCCCGGCGCGTCGTCAACCTGATTCGTGGCAAGCAAGCGAATGAGGCCCTGGCGATTCTGAAGTTTGCCCCACAGGCAGCTTCGGAGCCGGTATTCAAAGTACTCCAGTCCGCAGTGGCTAACGCCCGCGTTCTGGCCGACCGGGACAGCGTGGCCTTCGACGAAGGCGACCTCTTCATCAGCGAAGCATTCGTTGATGAAGGCCCGACCATGAAGCGGTTCCAGCCGCGTGCTCAAGGGCGCGCATACCGCATCAGAAAGCGCACCAGCCACATCACCGTGGTTGTCGCTACACCTGCGAGCGAGGAGGACCGCTAA